A portion of the Daphnia magna isolate NIES linkage group LG4, ASM2063170v1.1, whole genome shotgun sequence genome contains these proteins:
- the LOC116921764 gene encoding uncharacterized protein LOC116921764 isoform X3: MYGTESDNGNWDHMLDGTIESLFNNANAEDEHGELEKLDNQHQLLPTPSSMLAGAEWLEADEIQKMNQLVTSMSAALDEMEWDRRKCKSSLGDCLHHFERLKSGSSLWMCRLDLLQQAITYDPDMVKMGRSNDEGDLHKMNKSQQMIRPEKRGGIYRFANDSIKVIGLFFFFPSFFGCVCMSSSGFYRR; encoded by the exons ATGTATGGAACGGAATCAGATAATGGAAATTGGGACCACATGCTGGATGGAACCATAGAAAGTCTCTTCAATAATGCAAATGCAGAGGACGAGCATGGAGAACTTGAGAAACTCGATAACCAGCACCAGCTGCTGCCAACTCCATCGTCGATGTTGGCTG GTGCAGAGTGGCTGGAGGCTGATGAAATACAGAAGATGAACCAGCTAGTGACCTCAATGTCAGCTGCACTTGATGAAATGGAGTGGGACAGAAGGAAGTGTAAATCATCTCTAGGTGACTGCCTTCACCACTTTGAGCGGCTGAAATCTGGATCTTCTCTTTGGATGTGTCGACTTGATTTGCTGCAGCAGGCAATCACTTACGATCCTGATATG GTCAAAATGGGGAGGAGCAATGATGAAGGAGACCTGCATAAGATGAACAAGTCCCAGCAGATGATTCGCCCAGAGAAACGTGGAGGTATTTATCGATTTGCAAACGATTCAATTAAGGTTAttggattatttttttttttcccttctttttttgggtgtgtgtgtatgtcGTCTTCTGGTTTTTATAGACGTTGA
- the LOC116921764 gene encoding uncharacterized protein LOC116921764 isoform X1, with amino-acid sequence MYGTESDNGNWDHMLDGTIESLFNNANAEDEHGELEKLDNQHQLLPTPSSMLAGAEWLEADEIQKMNQLVTSMSAALDEMEWDRRKCKSSLGDCLHHFERLKSGSSLWMCRLDLLQQAITYDPDMVIALAFYSNISKLAHKHTHKKSIEHLHIPAGFYINHHQFNYSYVKMGRSNDEGDLHKMNKSQQMIRPEKRGDVDRGEGEDSSSLHLASFQGPDNEEILSRIDLLKKNAVSFSSGNQPQRDEAQQQHQSSFLLFSDGDDEPTNNARYESKRSLTLLLLRLQDEEGGRREKKKEKRMKIEPSCYAAACHHPVKSNCQKRLKRRRCWKRRRDKL; translated from the exons ATGTATGGAACGGAATCAGATAATGGAAATTGGGACCACATGCTGGATGGAACCATAGAAAGTCTCTTCAATAATGCAAATGCAGAGGACGAGCATGGAGAACTTGAGAAACTCGATAACCAGCACCAGCTGCTGCCAACTCCATCGTCGATGTTGGCTG GTGCAGAGTGGCTGGAGGCTGATGAAATACAGAAGATGAACCAGCTAGTGACCTCAATGTCAGCTGCACTTGATGAAATGGAGTGGGACAGAAGGAAGTGTAAATCATCTCTAGGTGACTGCCTTCACCACTTTGAGCGGCTGAAATCTGGATCTTCTCTTTGGATGTGTCGACTTGATTTGCTGCAGCAGGCAATCACTTACGATCCTGATATGGTAATAGCATTGGCATTTTATTCAAACATCTCCAAACTtgcacacaaacacacacacaagaagaGCATTGAACATCTGCATATACCAGCAGGATTTTACATAAACCATCATCAATTCAACTATAGCTAT GTCAAAATGGGGAGGAGCAATGATGAAGGAGACCTGCATAAGATGAACAAGTCCCAGCAGATGATTCGCCCAGAGAAACGTGGAG ACGTTGACCGAGGGGAAGGAGAAGACTCTTCGTCTCTGCACTTGGCATCGTTTCAAGGCCCTGACAACGAAGAGATTCTGAGCCGGATTGATCTCTTAAAGAAGAACGCCGTCTCTTTTTCTAGCGGCAACCAGCCGCAGAGAGACGAGGCCCAGCAGCAGCACCAGTCTTCTTTTCTCCTCTTCTCGGATGGTGACGATGAGCCCACCAACAACGCCCGGTACGAGTCGAAACGGTCACTAACATTACTGCTGCTTCGGTTGCAAGACGAGGagggaggaagaagagaaaaaaaaaaggaaaaacggatGAAAATCGAGCCAAGTTGCTATGCTGCTGCTTGCCATCATCCCGTCAAGTCAAATTGCCAGAAACGCTTGAAGCGACGTCGCTGCTGGAAACGGAGAAGGGATAAGCTATAG
- the LOC116921764 gene encoding uncharacterized protein LOC116921764 isoform X2, which translates to MYGTESDNGNWDHMLDGTIESLFNNANAEDEHGELEKLDNQHQLLPTPSSMLAEWLEADEIQKMNQLVTSMSAALDEMEWDRRKCKSSLGDCLHHFERLKSGSSLWMCRLDLLQQAITYDPDMVIALAFYSNISKLAHKHTHKKSIEHLHIPAGFYINHHQFNYSYVKMGRSNDEGDLHKMNKSQQMIRPEKRGDVDRGEGEDSSSLHLASFQGPDNEEILSRIDLLKKNAVSFSSGNQPQRDEAQQQHQSSFLLFSDGDDEPTNNARYESKRSLTLLLLRLQDEEGGRREKKKEKRMKIEPSCYAAACHHPVKSNCQKRLKRRRCWKRRRDKL; encoded by the exons ATGTATGGAACGGAATCAGATAATGGAAATTGGGACCACATGCTGGATGGAACCATAGAAAGTCTCTTCAATAATGCAAATGCAGAGGACGAGCATGGAGAACTTGAGAAACTCGATAACCAGCACCAGCTGCTGCCAACTCCATCGTCGATGTTGGCTG AGTGGCTGGAGGCTGATGAAATACAGAAGATGAACCAGCTAGTGACCTCAATGTCAGCTGCACTTGATGAAATGGAGTGGGACAGAAGGAAGTGTAAATCATCTCTAGGTGACTGCCTTCACCACTTTGAGCGGCTGAAATCTGGATCTTCTCTTTGGATGTGTCGACTTGATTTGCTGCAGCAGGCAATCACTTACGATCCTGATATGGTAATAGCATTGGCATTTTATTCAAACATCTCCAAACTtgcacacaaacacacacacaagaagaGCATTGAACATCTGCATATACCAGCAGGATTTTACATAAACCATCATCAATTCAACTATAGCTAT GTCAAAATGGGGAGGAGCAATGATGAAGGAGACCTGCATAAGATGAACAAGTCCCAGCAGATGATTCGCCCAGAGAAACGTGGAG ACGTTGACCGAGGGGAAGGAGAAGACTCTTCGTCTCTGCACTTGGCATCGTTTCAAGGCCCTGACAACGAAGAGATTCTGAGCCGGATTGATCTCTTAAAGAAGAACGCCGTCTCTTTTTCTAGCGGCAACCAGCCGCAGAGAGACGAGGCCCAGCAGCAGCACCAGTCTTCTTTTCTCCTCTTCTCGGATGGTGACGATGAGCCCACCAACAACGCCCGGTACGAGTCGAAACGGTCACTAACATTACTGCTGCTTCGGTTGCAAGACGAGGagggaggaagaagagaaaaaaaaaaggaaaaacggatGAAAATCGAGCCAAGTTGCTATGCTGCTGCTTGCCATCATCCCGTCAAGTCAAATTGCCAGAAACGCTTGAAGCGACGTCGCTGCTGGAAACGGAGAAGGGATAAGCTATAG